TCGGCCATCCGACAGAGGTAGTACGCCTTGTTCATCCGCACTTCCTCCTCCTCGATCCCCTCCTCGTGGAGGTGCGGCAGGAGGTAGCGGTCGATGACGTAGTTGGCGCGCTTGAGCTGGTAGTTCTTGCCCTGGCCGCTGGCGACGCGCTTGCCGAGCGCCTCGATCGCCTCGTAGGTCGTCTGGACCTCGGCGGCCTCCAGGTTCTCGAGCATGAACTTCACGATCTCGGGGTCGTCGCTCACGCGGTGGACGATCTCCTCGTCGGACTCGAGGCCGAGCGCCCGGACGAGCGTGACGAAGTTGATGCTCCCCGACACCGAGGGGAACGACACCTCGAGGATGCCGCTCCGGTTGCGCTCACAGAGCACCAGCGCGCGGTAGCCCCGGCGCTGGCTGAACGTCTTCGCGACCTGGATCTCGTCGCCGTAGCGCGTGTCGTACTCCGCGAGGATCTTGTTCGGCGCGAGGTCCTCGCTGGTCATGAGCACGCGCTCGGAGCCGTTGACGATGAAGTAGCCGCCGGGGTCGGCGGGGTCCTCGCCGATCTCGACCAGTTCGTCGCGCGAGAAGCCCGCGATGTTGCACTTGTTCGAGCCGACCATGATGGGCATGCGCCCGACCTTCGTCTCCGCCTGGTCGACGACGTGTTCCTCCTCTTCCTTCCCCCCGCGGACGATCGTCATCTCCATGAACACCGGTGCGGCGTAGGTGATGTTCCGGAGGCGCGCCTCCTGCGGGTAGAGCAGTTCCTCGCTCCCGTCGGCCTCGCGCACCCGGGGCGTGGTCACCCGCACGTCGCCCAGCTCGACGTACACCGGTTCCTGGCCCTCCTTGTCGCCGATGTCGGTGTCGATGGTGCCCTTCTCCTCGACGACCTCCTGCATCCCGCGCTCGAGGAACGCGTTGAACGAGCGGAAGTGGTGTTCGGCGAGGCGGTCGCGCGAGAAGTACTCCCGGGAGATGACGCGTCGGTCTTGCCTGTTCATTCTATCACGAGTCGGTATACTACGGCGACGTCTGCGGTTCGCGAGTTGCGCTCGATGCGGACGACGTCGCCCACGTCGGCGTCCATCGAGCGCAGCGCGGGGTCCCGTCGCTTGATCTTCGGTAAGTCGGTACGGTCGATGTCGTACTCGGCGAGCACGTCGTCGACCTCCGCGTCGTCGACGATAGTGTGCTCTGGCACGAGGTCGTGTTGGCTTGCGTCTACCATGTGTGGCTCTGGACGGTCGAGAAGGCTGTCACGAGATACTACAGCGCGTTAATCGTTCCGGCCACATAACGCTTACTAAGTAGGGCAGCGGCGCTCTCGCTACGTCGGAACGAGGTTCCGACAGGCCGCTTCACGCCAACCGGTATGCCGGCGTCACTGATGTACTAATCGGTGCGCTCCGCGGTATCATACGTTTTGCGGCGCGTCGTTTGGAAAGGGTTAAATGAAGCCGCTAACAACGATTGAGTGCAGCACACCCGGTGCCCGGGTGGTGTAGTGGCCCATCATACGACCCTGTCACGGTCGTGACGCGGGTTCAAATCCCGCCTCGGGCGTTTTTCGGAACACAACGCGAACGAGGAGCGTAGCGACGAGTGAGCCGTGTTCCGAAATCGACTCACGAGGGATTTGAACCCTGCCAGTCGCGCGCAGCGACCGAAGGGAGCGAGCACGTCTGGTTCTGGTTCAAATCCCGCCTCGGGCGCTTCTTCGATTTCTACTCCGTGAGCGACCGGCGTAGCCGTGTCGCGATTCGCTGAAATCGAAGAGCGGTCGGACGAAGGGATTTGAAGCAGGGAGCACGCAGTCCGAGCGTAAGTGAGGAACCGTGCGACCGTGGTTCAACTCCCGTCGGACTCGTCTCCCTCGTCGCTTCGCTCCTCGGTCACCTCGCCCGACGTCGTTCGCGACCGCGAAGCGGTCGCTCACTCCCGCCTCGGGCGTTCCTTCGATTCTCACCTCGCGAGCGGACGGGGGCAGATACTTGTCCGGCCTCGCACAGTTCGTCGGTGATGAACGGAAGGGACCGTTACGACGTGATCGTGGTCGGCGTCGGCGGGGTCGGAAGCGCGACCGCGTATCGGCTCGCCCGACGAGGTGCCGACGTCCTCGGTCTCGAACGCTTCGACGTGCCGCACGGGCGAGGGTCGTCCTTCGGCACTCGTCTCATCTTGCCGGCCGGTCACCGACCGACGCCGGAGGCGCTCGACCGGCGGGCCTACGCGCTCTGGAGGGACCTCGAGACGGAGACGGGCCGTCGGCTGCTCTCCGTCACCGGCTCCCTCGGGATCAGTCCGGCGGGCGGGGAGCAGTTCGAGAACGAACTCCGAGCGTGCCGCCGACACGGCGTCGATCACGAGGTGTTGACCGGCTCCGAGGTCTCCGAACGGTTTCCGGCGTACGACCTCCCGGCCGACTACGAGGCGGTGTTTCAACCCGGGGGCGGGTTCCTCGACTGCGACCGGTGCATCGCCGCGCACGTGGAAGCCGCGCATCGACACGGCGCGGAGATCCGCGCGCGGGAACGCGTCACCGGGTGGCGATCCACGCCGACCGGCGTCGACGTGACGACGACCCGGGGCGAGTACGAGGCGGCGGCGCTCGTCGTCACGGCGGGCGCGTGGGCCGGCAAACTGGTCGACTCCCTGCGCGACCTGTTGACGCCGGAACTCCACCTGACCGCGCGGTTCCAGCCGACGGCTCCCGAACGATTCGCCCCGGAGAACTTCCCCGTCTTCTCGATGACGGCGGAGGAGGGGTTCTGCTACGGGACGCCGATCCACCGGACGCCGGGGTTCAAGTTCGCGCACGGTCGACCGCTGGAGCGCCCGACCGATCCCGACGCCCCCGACCGCGAACCGACCGTGGAGGACGAATCGCGGCTCCGGAGGGTCGCGGAGCGATACTTCCCGGAGGGTGTCGGGGCGACGATGGGGTTGAAGACCGGGTTCATCACGTGGACGGCGGACCGGTCGTACTCGAGTCCCGTACTCGACACGCTCCCGGAGGCGGAGAACGTCGTCGTCGGCGCGGGGTTCTCCGGCGGCGGATTCAGCTCCGCCCCCGTGACGGGCGAGATCCTGGCTGACCTGGCGCTCGACGGGCGGACCGACTACGACACGGACCGGTTCTCGATGCGTCGGTTCGACTGATCGCGCGCCTCACTGGTCATAGAGGGGCTCGACTCCGAGGCGGTTCACGTGATCCCCCAGATGAGGGCGATGCCGAGCACCGTCGCGATCGAGAGCAGCACCTGCAACGGCGCGCCGACGCGGAAGTAGTCGGTGAAGCGGTAGCCGCCGGGACCGTAGACGAGCAGGTTCGTCTGGTAGCCAATCGGCGTCATGAAGTCGGCGCTGGCGGCGAACGTGACGGCGAGGACGAACGCGAACGGGTCCGCGCCGATCTGGTTCGCGGTCGCCACGCCGACGGGGATGAGCAGCACGACGCTCCCGGCGTTGCTCACGAGCGCGGTCGTCAGCGCGGTCACGACGTAGAACAGCCAGAGGACGCCGATCGGCGGGAGGACGGTCGCGCTCTGGGCGACGAGCGAGCCGATGAGCGCGGCCGCGCCGGTCTCCTCGAACGCGATGCCGAGCGGGATCAGTCCGGCGAGCAGGAAGATGACGTTCCACTCGATGGCGTCGTACAGTTCGTCGGAGTGGAGCACGCCGCTGAAGAGCATCAGGATGACGCCCCCCAGCGCCGCGATGAGGATGTCGACCACGCCGAGGGCGGCGAGCCCGACGACGCCCCCGATGATGGCCACCGCGATGGGGATCTTCCCCGTCCGGTAGTCGGGATCGGCGACCTGGTGGGCGACGATGACGTCCGGGTCGGTCGCGAGCTGGTTGAGGCTCTCCTCGGTCGCCTGGACGAGCAGCGTGTCACCCCCGCGCAGCAGCAGTTCGTCGAGGCGGTTGTGCAGGAGCGTCCGCTCGCGGCGGATGGCGAGGACGTTCGCGTCGTAGCGCTCGCGAAAGAGCGCCTCGGAGAGCGAAGTGCCGACCAGCCGCGACTGCGCCGGGACGACGAGTTCGACCAGCGTCTTGCGCCGGGCGACCGCCTCGAGTTCCTCCTCGGTCACGTCCGGCGAGGAGGCGAACGAGAGCCCCTCGGCGCGCATGAGCGCGCGGACGGTCGCGAGGTTGGCCCGGACGATGAAGACGTCCCCAGCCCGGATCGTCGTCTCCGTGAACGGCTCGATGTAGCGCTCCCCGTCCCGGATCAGCTGGATGACCTCCACGTCGAGGTCCGTCTCCGCGAGTATCGCGTCGACGCTCTCGCCGACGAGCGGGGAGCCGTCGTCGACGACGACCTCGGTCAGGTAGCCCTCCATCTCGTACTCCTCGAGCAGTCCCTCGTCGGGGCTGACCCGCTCCGGGAGGAGGTGCTGGGCGACGAACACGACGTAGAGCGTGCCGGTCACGAACACGATCGCTCCGAGCGGGGTGAACTCGAACATCGAGAACGAGTTGCCGATCAGCCGCTCCGAGACGTCGCTCGCGACGATGTTCGTCGAGGTGCCGATGAGCGTGAGCATGCCGCCGACCATCGCCGAGTACGAGAGCGGGATCAGGAGTTTCGACGGGGAGGTACCCCCACCGCGCGCGAGGTCGGACACTGCCGGGATGAGCATCGCGACGATGGGCGTGTTGTTGAGCACGGCCGACGGGAGGCCGCCGACGCCGACCACGGCGAGCAGTTGCTTGCGCTCGTCGGTCCCCGCGAACGACGACATCCAGGTGCTGAGCATCTGAACCGCGCCCGTACGGCTGATGCCCGCGCTCAGGATGAACATCGCGAGCACCGTGATGGTCGCCTCGTTCGAGAACCCCGAGATGCCCTCCTCGATGGAGATACGCGTCCACGGCTCCAGTATCATCAACAGCGCCATCGTGATCAGCGCGGTGACGTCGACCGGCACCACCTCGCTCGCGAACAGGAGGAACGCGAGCAGGGTGATCCCGAACACCACGAGCATCTCGATCGTTATCGGCGGCACATCCGTCGCTGCTTGCAACAACGCCGACGTGACCCCGACTACCCACATGGTATCTCATTCAACGGAGTTGCATTAAAGAGTCATCTCTACCCCGTGAGAACGTCTCCCCGTGCGTACGTCTAGGTCTCGGGATGAGTTCGCGACGCGCTGCGGTTCGTCGGACGCTCGGGGACGTCCGCCCCGAGCCGTCCCCCTCCGTTACACCGCCTCGTCCTGCCCCGTTCCCCGCTTCGTCCGACCGTGTGACCGCTCTCCCGCGTCTCTTCGCACCGCGTCGCGGAACGCATTTATTCCCGCCGTCGTGAGCCTCCCTTATCCGTGTGATGGAGCCCGCCTCGACGCGGAGACGCCGGCCGGTGGCTCCTTCTCGGAGAGCCATGACCGACCGACACCCCATCCTTCGACTCGAATCGCTCGCGCTCGTCGCCGTCGGCGGCTTCGCGGGAGCCAACGCCCGATACCTGGTCGGGCAGTTCGTCCCCGGTGCGCTCGGGACGCTCGCGGTGAACGTCCTCGGGAGCTTCCTCCTCGGGTTCCTCCTCTACGAGGCGATCCTCGGCGGCGTCATCGCCCAGGAGACGCGCGCCGTGCTCGGCACCGGGTTCCTCTCGTCGTTCACCACCTACAGCACGTTCGCGCTCGAGACCGTCCTGCTCGACTCGCCGCTGTGGATGGTCGGCAACGTCGTCGCCTCCTACGGCCTCGGGTTCGCGGCGGTCCTCGTCGGTCGGGCCGTCGCGCGCGTCGTCGCCGGGGGGCACCGGCCGCTGGAGGGGACCGCGTGATGGTCGCGCTCGACCCCGCCCAGCTGGTCGGGCTCGGCGGCGTCCTCGGGGCGGTCGCCCGCCACCTCGTCAGCGAGGCCGTCGACGTCGAGTGGTTCCCGCTGGGAACGCTCGCGGTGAACGTCCTCGGGAGCTTCGCGCTCGGACTGCTCGCGTTCGGCGGGTGGGGGAACGACGTCGTGCTCCTGCTCGGAACCGGTGCCTGCGGGTCGTTCACCACGTTCTCGTCGTTCTCGTTCCAGACCGTGCGGCTGTGGGAGGCGGGCGATCGCGCCCGGTCCGCCGTCAACGCGCTCGGCAACCTCGCGGGCGCGCTCGTCGCCCTCGGCCTCGCCTGGCTGGTCGCGGGCGCGCTCTGAGCGTCGTCCCGGTGGACGGTACGCAGTGTGCGTTCGGAGGCGTTCGTCGTGCGACGCGCTCCCCCTCGGTTCACACCGCTCTACTCTCCCTGCGCTCTACTCCCCCTGCGCTCCACTCTGCTCCGTACCGTTCCAGGCCGTCACTCGTCGTCGCCGGCGCGGACGGTGAGGACGGGGACCGGCGACCCGCGGACGACCTTCTCGGTGACGCTCCCGAGGAGGACGTGACCGAGACCGGTCCGCCCGTGGGTCGCCATGACGATGAGGTCGACGTCGTTGCGCTCGGCGTAGTCGAGGATGACGCTGTGCGGGACACCGGGTTCGAGCGTCGTCGTCACCCGGAGCCCCTCGCCCTTCGCCCGCGTCTCGATCCGCTCCACGGCGCGTTCTCCAGCGTCTTCGACCGCCTCCTGAACGGTCATCCAGCTCTCCTCCGACAGCGTGCTGTAGCTGCGCACGTCGACGACGTAGAGCGCGTGGATCGTCGCGTCGGAGGCCGCCGCGAGCGCGATCGCCTCGTCGACGGCGCGCTCCGCCTCGTCGCTCCCGTCCGTCGGCACGAGTATGTGATCGAACATACCCCGTCGTACGCGCTCGGGGGTCATAGTGGTGGGGAGCGAACGTCACGCTCGCCCGCCGTCCGACAGTCCCGACGGCCGAGGACTCCCTCCGCCGTGGGGCGTCGTCCGCTCTCGAACCTGTACGGTGTGGACGCGTTCGGTCGCGTCGTCGACGACGACCGCCTCGCCGGGGCGGGTCGGCATCCGCTCGTCGAGCGTCTCGCGCATCGAGGTCGGCCTGGCGGCGCGCATCGCCTCGCGGTCGTCCCGGCTCGACAGCCGGTGCATCACCACGAGGTCGGCCTGCGACACGGCCACCTCGGGGAGGGCCGCCGGGCGCTGGGTCGCGGCGACGAGGCTGACCCCCGGCTGTCGCCCCCGGGTGAGCAGGCGACGGAGCGCGGGCGCGGCGAGTCCGTCGAAGAAGGCGTGCGCCTCGTCGACGAGCAGCCACGGGAGGCGGTCGGTCTCGCCGTCGAGTCGGGCGCGGTAGCATCGACTCGCCGCGGCCCGACACACGGCGTTCATCGGCGCGCGATCGAACCCCGAGCAGTCGAGGACCGTCGTTCGCCCGTCGAACAGCGGGGGCAGTTCGCCGCCGAAGACGTCCCACGCGGCAGCGAGGTCGAGGTGGTTCGACGCGGCGCGTCTCGCCGCGTCGGGTGCGTCGGATTCGGCGACGAACGCGCACATCCCCTCGAGCGTCGTGGCGGCCGACGCCGCGCGCCAGACGAGCACTCCCGCCGCGCCCTCGGGATCGAGGCCGAGCAGGTCGCACCACGCCCGCGGTTCGAGCGCGTCGGCGCGGACGCGCGGCCGGACGACCCGCGCGCCGACCGGCCCCTTGGCGAGCGTCTCGAACGCGCCCATGGGATCGACGATCACCGGCGCGATCCCCTCGACGCGGTCGAGTTCCTCCGCCAGCACGCCGAGCGTGTAGGACTTTCCCGACCCGCGCTTGCCGACGACGAGCGCCGCGTGCGGCCCCCCGAGGTCGATCCCGGTCCGCGCTCCCGCGCTCCCGTCGCGCGCCCGGTAGGCCCCGAGGTGGCCGACCGGTCCGTTCTCGTCCGGGGGTCCGTCACCCGACTCTCCTCTGCCCGCGTCCGCTGTCCGCCCGAGGATCGACATGGGGGTGTCTGGTCCCGCTCTGGTTCATAAACTCTCGTCCGAGCCTTCAAGTAGGATACCGGGACCAGCGACCCCATGCGTCTCCCACGGGACACGACGGGACGGTTCGTCGCCGACGAGCGCGCCATCGAGGGGTTGCCGATCCGCCTCGTGATCGCGCTGGTCGTCGGCGTCGCCAGCCTGAGCGTCATGATGAACATGCTGTCGGGCGTCAACGGCCTCGCGGTCGTCGAACTCGACACGAAGCCGACGCCGGAGGTGATCACGCCGGGTCAGCAGGAGATCGACGTGCGCGTGATCTCGCCGGAGGGCGACCCCGTGTCGGGCGCGACGGTCGTCGCGCGCGGCGGGAGC
The Halomarina pelagica DNA segment above includes these coding regions:
- a CDS encoding DNA-directed RNA polymerase subunit B'', whose protein sequence is MNRQDRRVISREYFSRDRLAEHHFRSFNAFLERGMQEVVEEKGTIDTDIGDKEGQEPVYVELGDVRVTTPRVREADGSEELLYPQEARLRNITYAAPVFMEMTIVRGGKEEEEHVVDQAETKVGRMPIMVGSNKCNIAGFSRDELVEIGEDPADPGGYFIVNGSERVLMTSEDLAPNKILAEYDTRYGDEIQVAKTFSQRRGYRALVLCERNRSGILEVSFPSVSGSINFVTLVRALGLESDEEIVHRVSDDPEIVKFMLENLEAAEVQTTYEAIEALGKRVASGQGKNYQLKRANYVIDRYLLPHLHEEGIEEEEVRMNKAYYLCRMAEACFELALKRRDADDKDHYANKRLKVSGDLMRDLFRTALNKLARDVKYQLERANMRNRRLTVSTVVRSDVLTERLEHPIATGNWVGGRSGVSQLVDRTDYMGVLSHLRRLRSPLSRSQPHFEARDLHATQWGRICPSETPEGPNCGLVKNFAQAMELSQNVEDERGLKRELATMGVEGMPGIETFDQQPADD
- a CDS encoding DNA-directed RNA polymerase subunit H, whose protein sequence is MVDASQHDLVPEHTIVDDAEVDDVLAEYDIDRTDLPKIKRRDPALRSMDADVGDVVRIERNSRTADVAVVYRLVIE
- the solA gene encoding N-methyl-L-tryptophan oxidase — protein: MNGRDRYDVIVVGVGGVGSATAYRLARRGADVLGLERFDVPHGRGSSFGTRLILPAGHRPTPEALDRRAYALWRDLETETGRRLLSVTGSLGISPAGGEQFENELRACRRHGVDHEVLTGSEVSERFPAYDLPADYEAVFQPGGGFLDCDRCIAAHVEAAHRHGAEIRARERVTGWRSTPTGVDVTTTRGEYEAAALVVTAGAWAGKLVDSLRDLLTPELHLTARFQPTAPERFAPENFPVFSMTAEEGFCYGTPIHRTPGFKFAHGRPLERPTDPDAPDREPTVEDESRLRRVAERYFPEGVGATMGLKTGFITWTADRSYSSPVLDTLPEAENVVVGAGFSGGGFSSAPVTGEILADLALDGRTDYDTDRFSMRRFD
- a CDS encoding SLC13 family permease; this encodes MWVVGVTSALLQAATDVPPITIEMLVVFGITLLAFLLFASEVVPVDVTALITMALLMILEPWTRISIEEGISGFSNEATITVLAMFILSAGISRTGAVQMLSTWMSSFAGTDERKQLLAVVGVGGLPSAVLNNTPIVAMLIPAVSDLARGGGTSPSKLLIPLSYSAMVGGMLTLIGTSTNIVASDVSERLIGNSFSMFEFTPLGAIVFVTGTLYVVFVAQHLLPERVSPDEGLLEEYEMEGYLTEVVVDDGSPLVGESVDAILAETDLDVEVIQLIRDGERYIEPFTETTIRAGDVFIVRANLATVRALMRAEGLSFASSPDVTEEELEAVARRKTLVELVVPAQSRLVGTSLSEALFRERYDANVLAIRRERTLLHNRLDELLLRGGDTLLVQATEESLNQLATDPDVIVAHQVADPDYRTGKIPIAVAIIGGVVGLAALGVVDILIAALGGVILMLFSGVLHSDELYDAIEWNVIFLLAGLIPLGIAFEETGAAALIGSLVAQSATVLPPIGVLWLFYVVTALTTALVSNAGSVVLLIPVGVATANQIGADPFAFVLAVTFAASADFMTPIGYQTNLLVYGPGGYRFTDYFRVGAPLQVLLSIATVLGIALIWGIT
- a CDS encoding fluoride efflux transporter FluC; translated protein: MTDRHPILRLESLALVAVGGFAGANARYLVGQFVPGALGTLAVNVLGSFLLGFLLYEAILGGVIAQETRAVLGTGFLSSFTTYSTFALETVLLDSPLWMVGNVVASYGLGFAAVLVGRAVARVVAGGHRPLEGTA
- the crcB gene encoding fluoride efflux transporter CrcB codes for the protein MVALDPAQLVGLGGVLGAVARHLVSEAVDVEWFPLGTLAVNVLGSFALGLLAFGGWGNDVVLLLGTGACGSFTTFSSFSFQTVRLWEAGDRARSAVNALGNLAGALVALGLAWLVAGAL
- a CDS encoding universal stress protein, whose amino-acid sequence is MFDHILVPTDGSDEAERAVDEAIALAAASDATIHALYVVDVRSYSTLSEESWMTVQEAVEDAGERAVERIETRAKGEGLRVTTTLEPGVPHSVILDYAERNDVDLIVMATHGRTGLGHVLLGSVTEKVVRGSPVPVLTVRAGDDE
- a CDS encoding ATP-binding protein; the encoded protein is MSILGRTADAGRGESGDGPPDENGPVGHLGAYRARDGSAGARTGIDLGGPHAALVVGKRGSGKSYTLGVLAEELDRVEGIAPVIVDPMGAFETLAKGPVGARVVRPRVRADALEPRAWCDLLGLDPEGAAGVLVWRAASAATTLEGMCAFVAESDAPDAARRAASNHLDLAAAWDVFGGELPPLFDGRTTVLDCSGFDRAPMNAVCRAAASRCYRARLDGETDRLPWLLVDEAHAFFDGLAAPALRRLLTRGRQPGVSLVAATQRPAALPEVAVSQADLVVMHRLSSRDDREAMRAARPTSMRETLDERMPTRPGEAVVVDDATERVHTVQVRERTTPHGGGSPRPSGLSDGGRA
- a CDS encoding DUF7382 domain-containing protein, translating into MRLPRDTTGRFVADERAIEGLPIRLVIALVVGVASLSVMMNMLSGVNGLAVVELDTKPTPEVITPGQQEIDVRVISPEGDPVSGATVVARGGSARLDGIETARTDENGVATLALSPRLGANQADGTITFDVKPPAGSRYVDRRENTAVLVVRE